In a genomic window of Pontibacter liquoris:
- a CDS encoding 4-hydroxy-3-methylbut-2-enyl diphosphate reductase yields the protein MNSLQVTIDANSGFCFGVVYAIQMAEDLLDEQGYLYCLGDIVHNDEEVERLQQRGLRIIDHQRLRELHHEAVLIRAHGEPPETYQIALQNNLRLIDASCPVVLKLQNRIKTSYDKKDKIFIYGKHGHAEVLGLLGQTSNEAVVFESMEELLQHELPANITLYSQTTKSTDSFYRIKNALQEKGYTVDANDTICRQVSNRDKELRKFASGFDKIVFVSGTKSSNGKVLYEVCKATNPATYFISKVEELDPGWFAPGDKVGICGATSTPLWLMERVRDALLKYDE from the coding sequence ATGAACAGCCTCCAGGTAACGATTGACGCAAATTCCGGCTTCTGCTTTGGCGTGGTGTATGCCATCCAGATGGCAGAAGATCTGCTGGACGAGCAGGGGTATTTATACTGCCTGGGCGATATTGTGCACAACGACGAGGAAGTGGAGCGCCTGCAGCAACGCGGCCTGCGCATTATCGATCACCAGCGCTTGCGGGAGCTGCACCACGAGGCCGTGCTGATCCGGGCGCACGGGGAGCCGCCGGAAACCTACCAGATTGCCCTGCAGAATAACCTGCGGCTGATAGATGCCTCCTGCCCGGTGGTGCTCAAGCTGCAGAACCGCATCAAAACCTCTTACGACAAAAAAGACAAGATCTTTATTTACGGCAAACACGGCCACGCCGAAGTGCTGGGCCTGCTGGGGCAAACGAGCAACGAAGCGGTGGTTTTTGAAAGTATGGAGGAGTTGCTGCAGCACGAGCTACCCGCCAATATTACGCTCTATAGCCAGACCACCAAAAGCACCGACAGCTTTTACCGCATCAAAAATGCCTTGCAGGAAAAAGGCTATACCGTGGATGCCAACGATACGATCTGCCGGCAGGTGTCTAACCGCGACAAAGAACTGCGTAAGTTTGCTTCCGGGTTTGATAAGATCGTTTTTGTATCCGGTACCAAATCCTCCAATGGTAAGGTGCTCTACGAAGTATGCAAAGCCACCAATCCGGCCACTTATTTCATTTCGAAGGTAGAGGAGCTGGATCCCGGCTGGTTTGCCCCCGGCGATAAGGTGGGAATTTGTGGGGCTACCTCCACGCCCTTATGGCTGATGGAACGGGTTCGGGATGCCTTGCTCAAGTATGACGAGTAA
- the paaC gene encoding 1,2-phenylacetyl-CoA epoxidase subunit PaaC, with product MNELAIKDLLYKLADDQLILGHRNSEWTGFGPILEEDIAFSSMAQDKIGHSLAFYTLLNELGEAEPDTVAFTRNAGQFHNSQLVELPNGEYDFSLIRHFLFDNAETVRFEMLSRSSYEPIAKVATKLKGEVKYHVLHANTWIKNLGASTEEAILRLQSSLTEALPYALALFEPSKYEQQLIEAGVYEGEEAVKAEWLKRIQAVLEKTELKLPELESITPKYGGRYGEHTEHLQPLLDEMAEVFKIDPSAEW from the coding sequence ATGAACGAGCTCGCAATAAAAGACCTGTTATACAAACTAGCCGACGACCAGCTCATACTTGGCCACCGCAATTCCGAGTGGACCGGTTTCGGCCCGATACTCGAAGAAGACATTGCCTTTTCGTCGATGGCGCAGGACAAAATCGGCCACAGCCTGGCCTTTTATACTTTGTTGAACGAGTTAGGCGAAGCAGAGCCGGACACGGTTGCGTTTACGCGTAACGCCGGGCAGTTCCATAACTCGCAGTTGGTCGAGCTGCCCAACGGCGAGTATGATTTTAGTTTGATCCGCCATTTCCTGTTTGACAATGCCGAGACCGTGCGCTTCGAGATGCTGAGCCGCTCGAGCTACGAGCCCATTGCCAAGGTAGCCACCAAGCTCAAGGGCGAAGTGAAATACCACGTGCTGCATGCCAACACCTGGATCAAGAACCTAGGCGCCTCTACCGAAGAAGCCATCCTGCGCCTCCAATCGTCACTTACCGAGGCGCTTCCTTACGCCCTGGCCTTGTTTGAGCCATCCAAGTATGAGCAGCAGCTGATCGAAGCCGGCGTGTACGAAGGCGAGGAAGCGGTGAAAGCCGAGTGGCTTAAGCGCATACAGGCCGTACTGGAGAAAACAGAACTCAAACTGCCGGAGCTGGAAAGTATAACCCCCAAGTATGGCGGCCGCTACGGGGAGCACACCGAGCACCTGCAACCGCTCCTCGACGAAATGGCCGAAGTCTTCAAGATTGACCCATCGGCCGAGTGGTAG
- a CDS encoding enoyl-CoA hydratase/isomerase family protein has protein sequence MATTSNSTQTQATAYVTYHVQERVGYITLARPEKRNALNFEVVLELKRAFAKAEDDDVCKVIVLRAEGQVFCAGADLEYLQQLQQNDYHENLADSTHLMELFRLIYTLKKVVIAQIHGHAIAGGCGLATICDFGFTVPEAKFGYTEVKIGFIPAIVNVFLLRKIGEARAKQLLLTGDLISAEEAARYGLVNFVVPAAELEARVFDFAQKLCTENSRQSMEVTKEMIARVQGMSLEEGLQYAAEMNAVARGSDDCQRGIAAFLNKEPLNW, from the coding sequence ATGGCTACTACATCTAACTCTACCCAAACGCAGGCAACTGCCTACGTTACCTACCATGTGCAGGAGCGCGTGGGATATATTACCTTGGCCCGACCTGAAAAACGGAATGCGCTGAACTTCGAAGTGGTGCTGGAGCTGAAGCGGGCATTTGCCAAAGCCGAAGACGATGACGTTTGTAAAGTGATCGTGTTGCGGGCCGAAGGCCAGGTATTCTGTGCCGGCGCCGACCTGGAATACCTGCAGCAACTGCAGCAAAACGATTACCACGAGAACCTGGCAGATTCCACCCACCTGATGGAGCTGTTCCGGTTGATTTATACTTTGAAAAAAGTGGTGATCGCTCAGATCCACGGTCACGCCATTGCGGGCGGCTGCGGGCTGGCCACCATCTGCGATTTTGGCTTTACAGTGCCGGAGGCAAAGTTTGGCTATACCGAAGTGAAGATCGGCTTTATACCTGCCATTGTAAACGTGTTTCTGCTGCGCAAAATAGGAGAGGCTCGTGCCAAGCAACTGCTTCTGACCGGCGATCTGATCTCGGCAGAAGAGGCGGCACGATATGGCCTGGTAAACTTTGTAGTGCCCGCTGCAGAACTGGAAGCCCGTGTTTTTGACTTTGCCCAGAAGCTCTGCACCGAAAACTCCCGCCAGTCGATGGAGGTAACCAAGGAGATGATTGCGCGTGTACAGGGCATGAGCCTGGAAGAAGGGCTGCAATATGCGGCAGAGATGAATGCGGTGGCCCGCGGAAGCGATGACTGCCAGCGCGGCATTGCTGCTTTTCTAAATAAAGAGCCCCTCAATTGGTAA
- a CDS encoding TetR/AcrR family transcriptional regulator, which translates to MSRKQQIETTATSLFKSKGFSATSMRDLANALGIEAASIYSHIKSKEEILQRVCFRMATEFFEALDAAQTPDASATEKLRRAIQAHVHVLTRNTAASAVFLHEWRHLSDPFHSTFLALRDKYEARFRFIIQAGMQSGEFTVPDEKFAALTILSSLNWIHTWYKPEGKMTPDEIADNLATMLLNGLKQT; encoded by the coding sequence TTGAGCCGAAAACAGCAGATCGAAACTACTGCCACCAGCCTTTTTAAGTCAAAAGGCTTTTCGGCCACTTCTATGCGCGACCTGGCCAATGCCCTCGGCATTGAAGCAGCCAGTATTTACTCGCATATCAAATCGAAAGAAGAAATCCTGCAACGGGTATGCTTCCGGATGGCAACCGAGTTTTTTGAAGCACTTGATGCAGCCCAGACACCGGATGCCTCTGCGACTGAAAAGCTGCGCCGGGCCATTCAGGCGCACGTGCATGTGTTGACCCGAAACACCGCAGCGTCGGCCGTTTTTCTGCATGAGTGGCGCCACCTGAGCGACCCTTTTCATAGCACCTTCCTGGCGCTGCGCGACAAGTATGAAGCGCGTTTCCGGTTCATCATCCAAGCAGGTATGCAAAGTGGTGAGTTTACGGTTCCGGACGAAAAGTTTGCCGCGCTCACCATCCTTTCGAGCCTCAACTGGATCCATACCTGGTATAAGCCGGAAGGCAAAATGACACCCGATGAAATTGCCGATAACCTGGCAACCATGCTACTGAACGGATTGAAACAAACTTAA
- a CDS encoding phytoene/squalene synthase family protein gives MELYKQTCLKCSKVITQAYSTSFTLGIKTLHQKFHMPIYGIYGFVRCADEIVDTFHAHDKRRLLQEFKHQTFEAIASGISLNPVLHAFQSVVNEYNIDQAYITAFLNSMEMDLEDHIYDASLYREYIYGSAEVVGLMCLKVFCEGDEAMFERLREPASRLGAAFQKVNFLRDMQSDFKDRGRIYFPKVEFKTFSNSCKAEIEADIRNDFEAAYVGIMALPPTARMGVYLAYVYYLKLFRKIQSLPATHILKERVRVPDNKKLALLLSSYLRYRLNAI, from the coding sequence ATGGAGCTATACAAACAAACGTGTCTTAAATGCAGCAAAGTAATCACGCAGGCCTACAGCACCTCTTTTACGCTGGGCATCAAAACACTGCATCAAAAATTTCATATGCCCATCTATGGCATCTATGGGTTTGTGCGCTGCGCCGATGAGATTGTAGACACGTTTCATGCCCATGATAAACGCCGGCTGCTACAGGAGTTTAAACATCAGACTTTCGAGGCCATCGCCAGCGGCATCAGCCTGAACCCCGTACTGCATGCCTTCCAGTCCGTGGTTAACGAGTATAACATCGACCAGGCGTATATCACGGCCTTCCTAAATAGTATGGAAATGGACCTGGAGGATCATATTTACGATGCGTCGCTTTACCGGGAATACATCTATGGTTCGGCCGAAGTGGTGGGGCTGATGTGCTTAAAAGTATTCTGCGAAGGCGACGAGGCCATGTTTGAGCGCCTGCGGGAGCCGGCCAGCCGGCTGGGTGCTGCTTTCCAGAAAGTGAACTTTTTGCGCGACATGCAAAGCGATTTCAAGGACCGCGGCCGCATATACTTCCCCAAAGTGGAGTTTAAAACCTTTAGCAACAGCTGTAAAGCCGAGATAGAAGCCGATATACGGAATGATTTCGAGGCAGCCTATGTTGGCATAATGGCATTGCCGCCCACCGCCCGCATGGGTGTATACCTGGCGTATGTCTATTACCTGAAGCTATTCCGGAAAATTCAAAGCTTGCCGGCAACCCACATCCTGAAAGAGCGCGTAAGAGTACCTGACAATAAAAAGCTGGCGCTCCTGCTCAGCTCGTATCTCAGGTACAGACTTAACGCGATCTAA
- the paaA gene encoding 1,2-phenylacetyl-CoA epoxidase subunit PaaA has product MYGGGNVFEATKFDTLQSEDPVKLAEFEARIERGEKIEPNDWMPELYRKQLTRMIEQHAHSEIIGSLPEGTWITRAPGFRRKLAQMAKVQDEVGHAQLLYSAAETLGKPREQMLTDLINGKSKYSNVFNYPAFTWADSNIISWLIDAGAIVNQLANAKGSYGPYCRALDRICAEEAFHLKYGHDAVVHMATGSVKQREMIQAALNRWWGPIMHFFGPPDKMSTHTEILMKWKVKMATNDDMRQQFLDMYVPKIWELGLTLPDPNLKKNPETGKWDYTEPDWEEFKRVINGDGPCNAERLAVRRTAEERGAWVRRALLNPKAKYVKPLA; this is encoded by the coding sequence ATGTACGGAGGAGGAAACGTTTTTGAAGCTACCAAATTCGACACTTTGCAGAGCGAAGACCCTGTAAAGCTGGCCGAGTTTGAAGCACGCATCGAGCGCGGCGAAAAGATCGAGCCTAACGACTGGATGCCCGAGCTATACCGCAAGCAACTGACCCGCATGATCGAGCAGCATGCGCACTCCGAGATCATCGGCTCCCTGCCGGAAGGCACCTGGATCACGCGTGCGCCGGGCTTTAGAAGAAAGCTGGCACAAATGGCGAAGGTACAGGACGAAGTAGGCCACGCGCAGCTGCTTTACTCTGCTGCCGAAACGCTGGGCAAACCACGCGAGCAAATGCTCACCGACCTGATCAACGGCAAAAGCAAATATTCCAACGTGTTCAACTACCCGGCCTTTACCTGGGCCGATTCCAACATCATTTCCTGGCTTATCGACGCGGGTGCTATTGTCAACCAGCTGGCCAACGCCAAAGGCAGCTACGGCCCTTACTGCCGTGCCCTGGACAGGATCTGCGCCGAAGAAGCCTTCCACCTCAAGTATGGCCACGATGCCGTGGTGCACATGGCTACCGGTTCTGTGAAGCAACGTGAAATGATTCAAGCCGCGCTCAACCGCTGGTGGGGCCCAATCATGCACTTTTTCGGACCTCCGGACAAGATGAGCACGCACACGGAGATTTTGATGAAGTGGAAAGTAAAAATGGCCACCAACGACGACATGCGCCAGCAGTTCCTGGACATGTACGTGCCCAAGATCTGGGAGCTGGGCCTTACCCTGCCGGACCCGAACCTGAAGAAGAACCCGGAAACCGGCAAGTGGGACTACACCGAGCCGGATTGGGAAGAGTTCAAGCGCGTGATCAACGGCGATGGCCCCTGCAACGCCGAGCGTTTGGCCGTACGCCGCACCGCCGAAGAGCGCGGTGCCTGGGTACGCCGGGCTCTGCTCAACCCAAAAGCAAAGTACGTGAAGCCATTGGCATAG
- a CDS encoding phytoene desaturase family protein yields the protein MAHPKVIVIGSGFSGLSAATCLADRGYEVTVLEKNSTPGGRARSFTEAGYTFDMGPSWYWMPDVFESYFRRFGKSTADYYTLQRLDPSYTIAFGEEDFMPVPASLDEMRALFESMEPGSARQLDKFLAQAAYKYEVGINQLVYKPGRSVTEFMSPRLLLDVLRLDVFQSFHKHIRRFFKNEKIIKLMEFPILFLGALPQNTPALYSLMNYADIKMGTWYPMGGMYKIVEGMVQLAEEKGVQFFYNQEVKQIEVQEGTARNVVTATGTFAADVVVASADYHHVEKDLLTGEYKSYSDAYWEKRVMAPSSLIFYLGVNKRLQNLQHHTLFFDEDFGPHAHEIYTDPKWPAKPLFYVCAPSVTDPSVAPPGCENLFILIPVAPGLEDTEATREHYYNLVMDRLERLTRQEVRSAVVYKRSYAHRDFMGDYHAFKGNAYGLANTLLQTALLKPGLKSKKVSNLFYAGQLTVPGPGVPPSLISGQVVAREIEKEYAAPVSVNVELSNP from the coding sequence ATGGCGCATCCAAAAGTAATCGTTATCGGCTCCGGTTTCTCCGGCTTATCGGCGGCAACGTGCCTGGCCGACCGCGGCTATGAAGTAACGGTGCTGGAAAAGAACAGCACCCCGGGCGGACGGGCCAGGAGCTTTACCGAGGCTGGCTATACGTTTGATATGGGCCCGAGCTGGTACTGGATGCCCGATGTGTTTGAATCCTACTTCCGGCGTTTCGGAAAATCCACCGCGGATTATTATACCCTGCAGCGCCTGGATCCGTCCTATACCATTGCTTTTGGGGAAGAAGACTTTATGCCGGTGCCCGCATCGCTGGATGAAATGCGCGCTCTTTTTGAAAGTATGGAGCCTGGCAGCGCCCGCCAGCTGGACAAGTTTCTGGCGCAGGCCGCCTACAAGTATGAAGTGGGCATCAACCAACTGGTATACAAGCCCGGGCGCTCTGTTACCGAATTTATGAGCCCGCGCCTGCTGCTGGATGTGTTGCGGCTGGATGTTTTTCAGTCGTTCCACAAGCACATTCGCCGTTTTTTTAAGAACGAGAAGATCATCAAGCTCATGGAGTTTCCGATCCTGTTTCTGGGTGCGTTGCCCCAGAACACGCCGGCGCTTTACAGCCTGATGAACTATGCCGATATCAAGATGGGTACCTGGTACCCGATGGGCGGCATGTATAAGATCGTGGAAGGAATGGTGCAGCTGGCAGAGGAGAAAGGCGTGCAGTTTTTCTACAACCAGGAAGTGAAGCAGATCGAAGTGCAGGAAGGTACGGCCCGCAACGTGGTTACCGCCACCGGCACGTTTGCTGCTGACGTGGTGGTAGCCAGCGCCGATTACCACCATGTGGAAAAAGACCTGCTCACTGGCGAGTATAAAAGCTACAGCGACGCGTATTGGGAGAAAAGAGTGATGGCACCCTCCTCGCTGATCTTTTACCTGGGCGTGAACAAACGCCTGCAAAACCTGCAGCACCATACCTTGTTTTTTGACGAGGACTTTGGTCCGCATGCACATGAGATCTATACTGATCCGAAGTGGCCCGCAAAACCGCTTTTTTATGTGTGCGCCCCTTCCGTTACAGATCCATCCGTAGCACCGCCTGGCTGCGAGAACCTATTCATTCTAATCCCGGTGGCGCCAGGCTTGGAAGATACGGAAGCTACGCGGGAGCATTACTATAACCTGGTGATGGATCGCCTGGAGCGCCTTACCCGGCAGGAGGTACGCAGTGCGGTGGTATACAAGCGCAGCTATGCCCACCGCGATTTTATGGGAGATTACCATGCTTTTAAGGGCAACGCTTATGGGCTGGCGAATACGCTGCTGCAAACGGCGCTGTTAAAGCCTGGTTTGAAGAGCAAAAAAGTGAGCAACCTGTTTTACGCCGGCCAGCTAACGGTGCCTGGGCCCGGCGTGCCGCCTTCGCTGATATCGGGGCAGGTGGTAGCCCGCGAAATTGAGAAGGAATATGCCGCGCCGGTTTCTGTAAACGTAGAACTGTCAAACCCCTGA
- a CDS encoding lycopene cyclase domain-containing protein, giving the protein MYIYLYLNIATVLFPLLLSFDKRVAFYKKWPALFPAILVNALFFITWDMFFTSIGVWGFNEKYLVGLYLFNLPLEEVLFFITVPYACVFIYEVLNAYIPTDLLQPSAKAIAVLLMLALPLIGIFNIWRLYTSVTFCLLSLMHLVHLRFFADKLLGRFYLAYVVHLVPFLLVNGVLTSLPVVWYNNQYNLGLRLGTIPVEDTMYSMMMLLLTISVYEGLLKRKSHKQYQVLPV; this is encoded by the coding sequence ATGTACATCTACCTGTACCTGAACATTGCTACCGTTCTGTTTCCGCTGCTGCTCTCGTTTGATAAGCGGGTGGCTTTCTATAAAAAGTGGCCGGCACTTTTTCCGGCTATACTTGTGAACGCGTTGTTTTTTATCACCTGGGATATGTTTTTTACCAGTATCGGGGTATGGGGTTTCAACGAGAAATACCTGGTGGGCTTATACTTGTTTAACCTGCCGCTGGAAGAAGTGCTGTTCTTTATCACGGTGCCGTATGCCTGCGTGTTTATCTACGAGGTGCTGAACGCCTACATCCCCACTGACCTGCTGCAGCCTTCGGCCAAAGCCATTGCAGTTCTGCTCATGCTGGCCCTGCCCCTGATCGGTATCTTTAATATCTGGCGCCTTTATACTTCTGTTACCTTCTGCCTGCTTAGCCTGATGCACCTGGTGCATCTGCGCTTTTTTGCCGACAAGCTGCTGGGACGTTTTTACCTGGCTTACGTGGTGCACCTGGTGCCATTCCTGCTGGTAAACGGCGTGCTGACCTCCCTGCCGGTGGTGTGGTATAACAACCAGTATAACCTGGGCCTGCGCCTGGGTACCATTCCTGTAGAAGATACCATGTATTCGATGATGATGCTGCTACTGACCATTTCGGTATACGAAGGCCTGCTGAAACGAAAATCACATAAACAATATCAGGTCTTGCCTGTATAA
- a CDS encoding phenylacetic acid degradation b, translating to MSLTSLDPRVTRLNLPEGEQPPVEAKPALDQFETYEAFHQKKEGTAYTYVGPVHAPNEEVAFLFSKEQYSRRAACTGMWVARTSHIMVTPYVGDSENVYEVMRAEEPTERSEQLEPYEIFHLKKRGKAHTHVGRVMATSYQEALQEARQQFGDKGPIVNVWVVKSRHVLQSEEADKDMWLTTPEKKYREATAYKVMDKITKYKEENKTTPVQ from the coding sequence ATGTCTCTGACATCATTAGACCCAAGAGTAACCCGACTGAACCTGCCGGAAGGCGAGCAGCCGCCTGTGGAAGCGAAGCCCGCGCTGGATCAGTTTGAAACATACGAAGCATTTCATCAGAAAAAAGAAGGCACTGCTTATACGTACGTAGGCCCCGTGCACGCACCAAACGAAGAAGTAGCGTTCCTGTTTTCGAAAGAGCAGTACAGCCGCCGTGCTGCCTGCACCGGCATGTGGGTGGCCCGCACCTCACACATCATGGTAACGCCCTATGTAGGCGACAGTGAAAACGTGTACGAGGTGATGCGCGCAGAAGAGCCTACCGAGCGCAGCGAGCAGCTGGAGCCCTACGAGATCTTCCATCTGAAAAAACGCGGGAAAGCGCATACCCATGTCGGCCGTGTGATGGCCACTTCGTACCAGGAAGCGCTGCAGGAAGCCAGGCAGCAATTCGGCGACAAAGGCCCGATCGTGAACGTGTGGGTGGTAAAGTCCAGGCACGTGCTGCAGTCTGAGGAAGCAGACAAGGACATGTGGCTGACCACCCCGGAAAAGAAATACCGCGAAGCCACAGCCTATAAGGTCATGGACAAGATCACCAAGTATAAAGAGGAGAACAAAACGACACCTGTGCAATAA
- a CDS encoding MerR family transcriptional regulator yields the protein MAQYTIKELEHLSGIKAHTIRVWEQRYNILCPQRTDTNIRYYSDEDLKSLLNISLLNERGYKISRIAKMEQEQILQTVRQLCEAPCQGSHHISSLVAAMVDMDEDKFDKALSTATLQLGFQEVMHEVIYPFLNKIGILWQTGNISPAHEHFVSNLIRQKLIVAIDGQVVRRQEGAPTYLLYLAEGELHELALLYMNYIIRLHNLHVIYLSQNLPFKDLELTYEQCKPDYICTVMTSAPERDQVQGYLNKLSERFPDCQIMVYGFQVQYDFLTFPANVRRLDCMRDFMALFKQKEFTRKQ from the coding sequence GTGGCGCAATACACAATTAAAGAATTAGAGCATCTTTCGGGTATCAAGGCGCATACCATCCGGGTGTGGGAGCAGCGGTATAATATCCTTTGCCCGCAACGCACCGATACCAACATCCGCTATTACAGCGATGAGGATCTTAAAAGCCTGCTTAATATTTCGCTGCTCAACGAGCGGGGGTATAAGATCTCGCGCATCGCCAAGATGGAGCAGGAACAGATCCTGCAAACCGTGCGGCAGCTCTGCGAAGCGCCTTGCCAGGGTTCGCACCACATCAGTTCGCTGGTGGCAGCCATGGTGGACATGGACGAGGATAAGTTCGACAAAGCGCTCTCGACGGCAACGCTGCAGCTGGGCTTTCAGGAAGTGATGCACGAGGTGATCTATCCTTTTCTGAATAAGATCGGCATCCTGTGGCAAACGGGCAATATCAGCCCGGCACACGAGCATTTTGTCTCCAACCTGATTCGCCAGAAGTTAATTGTAGCCATAGACGGACAGGTGGTGCGCAGGCAGGAAGGAGCCCCGACCTACCTGTTATACCTGGCCGAGGGCGAGCTGCACGAGCTGGCGCTGCTCTACATGAATTATATCATCAGGCTGCACAACCTGCATGTGATCTATTTGAGCCAGAACCTGCCTTTTAAGGACCTGGAGCTGACTTACGAACAATGCAAGCCGGATTATATCTGCACCGTCATGACCTCGGCACCTGAGCGCGACCAAGTGCAGGGCTACCTAAACAAACTCTCTGAGCGCTTCCCCGATTGCCAGATCATGGTGTATGGCTTTCAGGTGCAGTATGACTTTCTAACGTTCCCGGCCAATGTGCGGCGCTTAGACTGTATGCGTGATTTTATGGCGCTTTTCAAGCAAAAAGAATTTACCCGAAAGCAGTAA
- a CDS encoding sterol desaturase family protein has translation MLLGIGIMLTVFVAMEGVAWFMHKYVLHGFLWFLHKSHHTRHRHAFELNDLFFAYYGTLAMLFFLFGSDPIDYRFWIGAGISLYGIAYFVIHDVFIHRRLKVFGKTSNVYLKALNMAHKVHHKTAGKYGAASFGMLWVAPAYFRTAHKIVQKQQDRGAIHN, from the coding sequence ATGCTACTAGGCATCGGGATTATGCTAACGGTTTTTGTGGCCATGGAAGGGGTAGCCTGGTTCATGCACAAATACGTGCTTCATGGTTTTTTATGGTTCCTGCATAAATCCCATCATACACGCCATCGCCATGCGTTCGAGTTAAATGACCTGTTTTTTGCCTACTATGGCACCCTGGCCATGCTGTTCTTTCTTTTTGGCAGCGACCCCATTGACTACAGGTTCTGGATCGGCGCGGGTATAAGCTTGTATGGTATTGCCTATTTTGTCATACACGATGTCTTTATTCACAGGCGCTTAAAGGTGTTTGGTAAAACGTCTAACGTTTACCTCAAAGCCCTGAACATGGCGCATAAAGTACATCATAAAACAGCAGGCAAGTATGGGGCTGCCTCGTTTGGCATGCTGTGGGTAGCACCCGCATACTTCCGGACAGCACATAAAATAGTTCAGAAACAGCAAGACCGTGGCGCAATACACAATTAA
- a CDS encoding fatty acid desaturase, whose protein sequence is MLKKRDYRGIVVALVLVVCWAGLLLYLLTSFPVDFASPLTYLFVLLQTHLYTGLFITAHDAMHGVAAPGRPALNRSIGTLTALLFAYNWYPRLLPRHHQHHRHVATGQDPDYHQGGFWAWYLRFLKQYITWWQLVLMALTFNLLNLLFPLENVILFWMLPAILATFQLFYFGTYLPHRGEHAADNVHKSTTQAKNHVWAFVSCYFFGYHYEHHDKPYLPWWQLYKTK, encoded by the coding sequence ATGCTTAAAAAGAGAGATTACAGGGGGATAGTTGTAGCGCTCGTACTGGTAGTTTGCTGGGCGGGCCTGCTTTTATACTTGCTCACTTCCTTCCCGGTTGATTTCGCCTCGCCGCTTACCTACCTGTTTGTGCTCCTGCAGACGCATCTTTATACCGGCCTTTTTATTACTGCGCACGATGCCATGCACGGGGTAGCCGCCCCGGGCCGCCCGGCTCTGAACAGAAGTATAGGCACCCTAACGGCGTTGCTTTTTGCCTATAACTGGTACCCGCGCCTGCTACCCCGCCACCATCAGCATCACCGGCACGTGGCCACCGGGCAGGATCCGGATTATCACCAGGGCGGTTTCTGGGCCTGGTACCTGCGTTTTCTCAAGCAATACATTACGTGGTGGCAGCTTGTGTTAATGGCCCTTACCTTTAACCTGCTTAACCTGCTCTTTCCACTCGAGAATGTGATTCTCTTCTGGATGCTGCCGGCCATACTGGCTACTTTCCAGTTATTTTATTTCGGCACCTACCTGCCGCACCGTGGCGAGCATGCGGCGGATAATGTGCACAAATCAACAACTCAGGCTAAAAACCATGTATGGGCTTTTGTGAGCTGCTATTTTTTCGGCTACCATTACGAGCACCACGACAAGCCCTATTTGCCCTGGTGGCAGTTGTATAAAACAAAATAA
- a CDS encoding RNA polymerase sigma factor, translating into MTAIDFSTMVQGVAQSLRPAAMNLTRDADDAKDLVQETLLKALNNPDKFKTGTNLKAWLYTIMRNTFINNYNKITKRSSNIDSAEYLQYLNADENYITQNKGSATFVMNDINQAISKLNEEHRTPFMMYYVGYKYLEIAEKLQIPIGTVKNRIHIARKELKQMLKVYQQEA; encoded by the coding sequence ATGACTGCAATCGATTTTTCAACTATGGTACAGGGAGTGGCCCAGTCGTTGCGGCCGGCAGCTATGAACCTGACCCGCGATGCCGATGATGCCAAAGACCTGGTACAGGAAACATTGCTCAAAGCGCTCAACAACCCCGATAAGTTTAAGACAGGTACCAACCTGAAGGCGTGGCTATACACGATCATGCGCAACACTTTTATCAATAACTATAACAAGATCACCAAGCGCAGCAGTAACATCGATAGTGCCGAATACCTCCAGTACCTCAACGCCGACGAAAACTATATCACCCAGAACAAAGGCTCGGCCACCTTTGTGATGAATGACATTAACCAGGCCATCAGCAAACTGAACGAAGAGCACCGCACGCCGTTTATGATGTATTATGTGGGTTATAAGTACCTGGAAATTGCCGAAAAGCTGCAGATCCCGATCGGCACGGTAAAGAACCGCATCCACATTGCGCGCAAGGAACTAAAGCAAATGCTCAAGGTTTACCAGCAAGAAGCTTAG